The Candidatus Pelagibacter sp. IMCC9063 genome has a window encoding:
- a CDS encoding DNA gyrase subunit B: MSKNLKKIEKPESYGADSIRVLKGLDAVRKRPGMYIGDTDDGTGLHHMIFEVVDNSIDEALAGHCSKIDVFINADNTVTVSDNGRGIPVDIHKSEGISAAEVIMTQLHAGGKFDHNTYKVSGGLHGVGVSVVNALSKNLKLTISREKKKYFVEFENGAVVKPLVEIGSSEETGTTLTFSPSTEIFTSTKFQISILEKRLKELAYLNKGLEINLIDQRKSKPQIFQFKFEGGIKEFVIDLNKNKEKIKNDTGKQVLDDPIYFIGTKNNIEVECSLVWNATYSEQVMCFTNNIPQKDGGTHLLGFRNAITRLINKYVTDNGLAKKEKVAISGDDVREGLICVLSAKVPDPKFSSQTKEKLVSSEVRPVVETIASEQLSMWFDQHQKETKIIIGKIIQAAVAREVARKARESVRRKSALDITSLPGKLADCQTNDKEMAELFIVEGDSAGGSAKQARNREFQAVLPLRGKILNTYVQQKNDSSEKKKVFAKMLSSNEIITLINALGTGFDPFQIENLRYGKIVIMTDADVDGSHIRTLLLTFFNNEPFNQLIRSGRIFIAQPPLYKMTKGSKSTYIKNEEALEDFIISNSAVLKSMKKNSEEFKNSFEMEKAKYTLQRFKGLGEMNPEELWNTTLDPKNNTLLKVNYSSSCDKLAMEGSEETSPSPEDIEIFDILMGDDVSKRKNFINTNAINVNNLDI, from the coding sequence ATGAGCAAAAATCTAAAAAAAATTGAAAAACCTGAATCTTACGGTGCAGATTCTATCAGAGTTTTAAAAGGATTAGACGCAGTCAGAAAAAGACCAGGAATGTACATTGGTGATACGGATGATGGAACTGGTCTTCATCATATGATCTTTGAAGTAGTAGATAACTCTATTGATGAGGCGTTGGCAGGACATTGTTCAAAGATAGATGTCTTTATAAATGCAGACAACACAGTAACAGTGTCAGACAATGGTAGAGGCATACCAGTTGATATCCACAAATCAGAAGGAATCTCTGCTGCAGAAGTTATTATGACTCAGCTTCATGCAGGAGGTAAATTTGACCACAACACTTACAAAGTTTCAGGGGGATTGCACGGTGTCGGTGTATCCGTAGTTAATGCTCTATCTAAAAATTTGAAACTAACTATTTCAAGAGAGAAGAAAAAATATTTTGTTGAATTTGAAAATGGAGCTGTTGTTAAGCCTTTAGTAGAGATAGGAAGTTCGGAAGAAACTGGAACTACTTTAACATTTTCTCCTTCTACAGAAATTTTTACGTCTACAAAATTTCAAATAAGTATTTTAGAAAAAAGGTTAAAAGAATTAGCATATCTAAACAAAGGTTTGGAAATAAATTTAATTGATCAAAGAAAATCTAAACCACAAATTTTTCAATTTAAATTTGAAGGTGGGATTAAAGAGTTTGTTATAGATCTGAACAAAAATAAAGAAAAAATAAAAAACGATACAGGTAAGCAGGTATTGGATGACCCTATATATTTTATTGGAACTAAAAATAATATTGAAGTGGAATGTTCTTTGGTTTGGAATGCTACTTATAGCGAGCAAGTTATGTGCTTTACAAATAACATACCTCAAAAAGATGGTGGAACACATTTACTTGGATTTCGTAATGCCATCACAAGACTTATTAATAAGTATGTGACGGACAATGGTTTAGCCAAAAAAGAGAAAGTTGCGATTTCAGGAGATGATGTTAGAGAAGGATTGATCTGTGTATTGTCTGCAAAAGTACCTGATCCAAAATTTTCATCTCAAACTAAAGAAAAACTAGTATCATCCGAAGTGCGTCCAGTCGTTGAAACAATTGCAAGCGAACAACTATCAATGTGGTTTGATCAACACCAAAAAGAAACAAAAATTATTATAGGAAAAATAATACAGGCTGCAGTTGCTAGAGAGGTGGCAAGAAAGGCTAGAGAAAGCGTTAGAAGAAAAAGCGCTTTAGATATTACAAGTTTGCCAGGAAAATTAGCCGATTGTCAGACAAATGATAAAGAAATGGCAGAGCTTTTTATAGTTGAGGGAGATTCTGCAGGAGGATCCGCCAAACAAGCTAGAAATAGAGAGTTTCAAGCAGTTCTTCCGTTAAGAGGTAAAATTTTAAATACATATGTTCAGCAAAAAAATGATTCTTCTGAAAAGAAAAAAGTTTTTGCTAAAATGCTATCCTCCAACGAAATCATTACTTTAATTAATGCGTTGGGAACAGGATTTGACCCTTTTCAAATCGAAAACTTAAGATATGGAAAAATTGTAATCATGACCGATGCCGATGTTGATGGTTCCCACATCAGAACATTGCTGTTAACCTTTTTTAACAATGAACCCTTTAATCAATTGATTCGATCAGGGAGAATTTTTATTGCACAACCACCACTTTATAAAATGACTAAAGGATCTAAATCTACTTATATTAAAAATGAGGAGGCCTTAGAAGATTTTATTATTTCCAATTCTGCTGTTTTAAAATCTATGAAAAAAAACTCAGAAGAGTTTAAAAATAGTTTTGAAATGGAAAAAGCAAAATATACTTTACAGAGATTTAAGGGATTAGGAGAAATGAACCCTGAAGAATTGTGGAATACTACTTTAGATCCAAAAAACAACACATTGTTAAAAGTAAATTATTCTTCCTCTTGTGATAAATTGGCAATGGAGGGCAGTGAAGAAACATCTCCTTCTCCAGAAGACATTGAAATATTTGACATTCTCATGGGAGATGACGTTTCTAAAAGAAAAAATTTTATTAATACCAACGCAATCAATGTAAATAATTTAGACATTTAA
- a CDS encoding DNA replication/repair protein RecF — protein sequence MAFIEKIKLQNFKSHTLFEKNIPSNNIVIHGNNGIGKTNLLESLSFFSNSKGMRANKLENFLQKQNNIQSEFAQAECQLKQSNYSTNISYKIYKQADQISKNFFIDSKKSSNLQIANLVNFIWLSPHMDKIMYEEGSIKKKFIDKIISNLNQDFSRYLSDFKKLSEERIALLTNSHDIKWISIVESKMAILFYLILIERRKKIKDLNILAEEKLKLFSRFKINISNELEKYLFDEKKCIIEIEKIFFNNRSLDTSIKRNTFSPNTDRVTFFNRTKNLNSELCSTGEQKSILLSIILAFGWMYKQRNIQFILLFDEISSHIDEKNMENFFTEVAKFETQAWYTGTKKNIFQVIDNKAFFIDLA from the coding sequence ATGGCTTTTATTGAAAAAATTAAATTACAAAATTTTAAGTCACACACTCTTTTCGAAAAAAATATTCCAAGCAACAATATCGTTATTCATGGGAATAATGGAATTGGAAAAACTAATCTATTAGAATCCTTATCTTTCTTTTCTAACTCCAAGGGAATGAGGGCCAATAAACTGGAAAATTTTTTACAAAAACAAAATAACATTCAAAGCGAATTTGCTCAAGCAGAGTGCCAGTTAAAGCAAAGCAATTACTCTACTAACATATCCTATAAAATTTATAAACAAGCTGATCAGATTAGCAAAAACTTTTTTATTGATAGTAAAAAAAGCTCTAACTTGCAAATTGCTAATTTAGTTAATTTTATTTGGCTTTCTCCTCACATGGACAAAATTATGTATGAGGAAGGAAGTATTAAAAAAAAATTTATCGATAAAATTATTTCAAATTTAAACCAAGACTTTAGTAGGTATTTATCAGATTTTAAAAAACTATCAGAAGAACGCATTGCCCTTTTAACAAATAGTCATGATATTAAATGGATCTCTATTGTAGAAAGCAAAATGGCTATTCTTTTTTATTTAATTCTAATCGAGAGAAGAAAAAAAATTAAAGATTTAAATATATTGGCAGAAGAGAAATTAAAGTTATTCAGTAGGTTTAAAATAAATATATCTAATGAATTAGAAAAATATCTATTTGATGAAAAAAAATGTATTATTGAGATAGAAAAAATCTTCTTTAACAATAGAAGTTTAGATACTTCAATTAAAAGAAATACTTTCAGTCCCAATACAGACAGGGTAACTTTTTTTAACCGTACAAAAAATTTAAATTCGGAACTTTGTTCCACAGGCGAACAAAAATCAATTTTATTAAGTATAATTTTGGCGTTTGGCTGGATGTATAAACAAAGGAATATTCAGTTTATTTTGTTATTTGATGAAATTTCTTCACATATAGACGAAAAGAATATGGAGAATTTTTTTACAGAAGTTGCTAAATTTGAGACCCAAGCATGGTACACTGGAACCAAGAAAAATATCTTTCAAGTGATTGATAATAAAGCTTTTTTTATAGATTTAGCTTAA